One genomic region from Thalassotalea sp. PS06 encodes:
- the metB gene encoding cystathionine gamma-synthase, producing MSQDKAATIAVRAGINTDQHHSAVVPPIHLSSTYRLEGYNQKGDYDYSRSGNPTRSSLGKAIADLEGGSTGIVTSTGMAAIHLICQLLSKDDLLVIPHDCYGGSYRLFTHLQKRGLFKLAVVDQTNLDDVAEVMKQKPRLTLIETPSNPLLRIVDITKICELAKQAGSLTAVDNTFLTPLLQKPLALGADIVVHSTTKFVNGHSDVVAGAVVTKDTELGEELAWWANCIGITGSPFDSFLTLRGLKTLPVRLKQHQANAQAIVEQLANHPAIDAIYYPGLGDHPGHQLAAKQQSGFGSMLSLELKGGVDAVRCLFDNLELFTLAQSLGGVESLISHPSTMTHAGMDLEAQLTAGIKPGLVRLSVGIEDADDLISDLTSALDKCLAFKE from the coding sequence ATGAGTCAGGATAAAGCTGCAACCATAGCCGTACGTGCCGGCATAAATACCGACCAACACCATAGTGCTGTTGTGCCTCCTATTCATCTCTCTTCCACCTACCGTCTTGAAGGATATAACCAAAAAGGCGATTACGATTATTCCCGTTCCGGAAACCCAACCCGCTCATCCCTTGGTAAAGCTATTGCCGATCTTGAAGGTGGTAGCACTGGTATCGTCACCAGTACGGGCATGGCAGCAATCCATCTGATTTGTCAGTTATTGTCTAAAGACGATCTACTGGTGATCCCTCATGACTGTTATGGCGGAAGTTATCGCCTGTTCACTCACTTGCAAAAACGTGGTTTATTTAAACTTGCGGTTGTTGATCAAACCAACCTGGATGACGTTGCTGAGGTGATGAAGCAAAAGCCTCGCCTTACCTTAATTGAAACACCAAGTAATCCGCTGCTGCGTATCGTTGATATAACGAAGATTTGTGAACTTGCAAAACAAGCCGGCTCTTTAACAGCGGTAGACAACACCTTCTTAACGCCATTGCTGCAAAAACCACTGGCTTTGGGTGCGGATATTGTTGTTCATTCAACAACAAAATTTGTTAATGGCCATAGCGACGTTGTCGCCGGTGCCGTTGTCACCAAAGACACCGAGTTGGGAGAAGAACTTGCCTGGTGGGCAAACTGTATTGGTATTACCGGTAGTCCGTTTGATAGTTTCCTAACCCTGCGTGGTTTAAAAACGCTTCCGGTACGACTCAAGCAACATCAAGCCAACGCACAAGCAATCGTTGAGCAATTAGCTAATCATCCGGCAATTGATGCTATTTACTATCCGGGTCTTGGCGATCATCCTGGCCATCAATTAGCGGCGAAACAACAATCAGGTTTTGGCAGTATGCTGAGTCTCGAGCTTAAAGGCGGTGTCGATGCAGTTCGCTGTTTGTTTGATAACCTAGAGTTATTTACGCTTGCACAATCATTGGGCGGCGTAGAGAGCCTGATTTCACACCCATCAACCATGACCCATGCTGGCATGGACCTAGAGGCGCAATTAACTGCCGGCATTAAGCCTGGATTAGTTCGTCTTTCCGTTGGTATTGAAGATGCCGACGATTTAATTTCCGATTTAACCTCTGCCCTGGACAAGTGTCTGGCATTCAAGGAGTAG
- the metL gene encoding bifunctional aspartate kinase/homoserine dehydrogenase II, with protein MSEQTLVDSNVSSISKAGLLSEQLLTNNLEERTVHKFGGSSLGTVQSIESVLAIIEQRISDQDLVVVSANGKTTDKLVEIIDLVNLCQETEDEAFTHLLLLIQAEHKQLITELVAGDSETAIELVAKLNDDIRQIQQWYLQQQLIDNSNNVLAFGEIWSSRLLAAALTQRGRAAVAIDTRECFVLDCPLKTTLDSQLSSTNLHSKLKPGQLHILTGFIAVDRQGKTHTLGRNGSDYSATLAADLIAATDVSLWTDVDGIYSADPRIVPSAKKLQRIEVSVARELGRLGNPVLHSKTLSPLKEKSIHLHINNTFYPQQLGSEVGVFGEIARQEVSITHSNQLIGFQSKRFNKKLLAVISEEFSTVDIDAAQKRVIISAEQAYGLRHYLQEQCVDFATHSMSLLAAVGYSIRDSRWHREFIKTIEKSPYPVAKVSVNEHSLVAFSYEDCQIEWVNKLHNRLTREHKNIGVIVAGTGNIGETFLSNFSAQQQAQEALNQVHLIGVMNSTKGWFDVDGLSADKVASEFSNNAQPCDIEGLLTWVQRHPFDEVIIVDITPSEQFANNYQQFFDAGIHVISANKCANTFAREALGLLQQSIDKNDCQWLSNTTVGAGLPINYALKDLIDSGHQIEEISGIFSGTLSWLFSNFDGSKPFSELVKDALDLGLSEPDPRDDLSGLDVQRKLLILARMAGFQLDLEDIDCMSLVPESLKSLSKNEFLQQSHLLDKAFSEQLAEAQANNACLRYVAKLTYIDGKIRVRVGIEALDNNHAFANLNPCDNIFLLKTNWYQDNPLIIQGPGAGREVTAAGLHSDLVHLCRQLNSKHQDVDIKGIN; from the coding sequence ATGTCAGAACAAACTTTGGTTGACAGCAATGTCTCGTCAATCAGTAAGGCAGGCTTACTATCTGAGCAACTGCTAACGAATAACCTTGAAGAGCGTACCGTCCATAAATTCGGTGGTTCCAGCCTGGGTACTGTGCAGTCTATTGAATCGGTATTGGCAATTATCGAGCAAAGAATTTCTGATCAGGATTTAGTGGTTGTTTCAGCGAACGGTAAAACCACCGACAAGCTCGTTGAAATTATTGATCTTGTAAACCTGTGTCAGGAAACAGAGGATGAGGCTTTTACGCACTTATTGTTGTTAATACAGGCTGAGCATAAGCAACTCATCACTGAATTAGTTGCTGGCGATAGCGAAACAGCAATCGAGTTAGTCGCCAAGCTAAACGATGATATTCGCCAGATTCAACAATGGTATCTTCAACAGCAACTTATTGATAACAGTAATAATGTTCTTGCCTTTGGTGAGATATGGTCGAGTCGTTTGTTGGCCGCGGCATTAACTCAGCGTGGCCGTGCTGCGGTTGCTATTGATACCCGCGAATGTTTTGTTCTCGACTGTCCGTTAAAAACGACCCTGGATAGCCAGCTATCATCGACAAATCTGCATAGCAAACTAAAACCAGGCCAGTTGCACATCCTCACCGGGTTTATTGCTGTGGACCGTCAGGGCAAAACCCATACTTTAGGTCGCAATGGGAGTGATTACAGTGCGACACTCGCGGCAGATTTGATTGCGGCAACAGACGTAAGCCTTTGGACTGACGTTGATGGTATTTACAGTGCCGATCCTCGTATCGTTCCAAGCGCCAAAAAATTGCAGCGTATTGAGGTTTCTGTTGCCCGTGAGCTGGGCCGCTTAGGCAATCCGGTTTTGCATTCGAAAACCCTGTCGCCATTAAAAGAGAAAAGCATCCACCTGCACATCAACAACACTTTCTACCCACAACAGCTTGGATCGGAAGTCGGAGTCTTTGGTGAAATTGCCCGTCAGGAAGTCTCCATTACTCACTCTAATCAGCTTATCGGCTTTCAATCGAAGCGTTTTAATAAAAAGCTTTTGGCCGTAATCAGCGAAGAATTTTCAACAGTAGATATTGATGCGGCGCAAAAGCGAGTGATTATTTCCGCTGAGCAAGCTTACGGTTTGCGCCATTATTTGCAGGAACAGTGCGTTGATTTTGCAACCCACTCGATGTCGTTGTTGGCAGCGGTAGGTTATTCGATTCGCGATAGCCGTTGGCACCGTGAGTTTATAAAAACCATTGAAAAGTCACCATATCCGGTAGCAAAAGTGAGTGTCAATGAACATTCACTGGTGGCATTTTCTTATGAGGATTGCCAGATTGAATGGGTGAATAAGCTTCATAATCGGTTAACGAGAGAGCACAAAAATATCGGTGTTATTGTGGCCGGCACTGGCAATATTGGTGAGACCTTTTTAAGCAACTTTTCCGCCCAGCAGCAAGCTCAGGAAGCACTTAATCAAGTGCACCTTATTGGCGTGATGAATTCCACTAAAGGCTGGTTTGATGTTGACGGTTTATCTGCGGATAAGGTTGCATCGGAATTTAGCAATAACGCTCAACCCTGTGATATCGAAGGCTTGTTAACCTGGGTGCAACGTCACCCTTTTGATGAGGTGATAATCGTTGATATCACACCGAGCGAGCAGTTTGCCAACAATTATCAGCAGTTTTTTGACGCTGGTATTCATGTTATTTCTGCCAATAAATGTGCTAACACCTTTGCCAGAGAAGCTTTGGGTTTACTACAGCAAAGTATCGATAAAAACGATTGCCAATGGTTAAGCAACACAACAGTAGGTGCCGGTCTTCCTATTAATTATGCGCTTAAAGATTTAATTGATAGTGGTCATCAAATTGAAGAAATCAGCGGCATTTTTTCGGGAACCTTGTCTTGGTTATTCTCAAATTTCGATGGTAGCAAGCCGTTTTCAGAGTTAGTCAAAGATGCATTAGATCTTGGCCTGTCTGAGCCCGACCCAAGAGATGATTTATCGGGTTTAGATGTGCAGCGAAAACTTTTGATCCTGGCCCGTATGGCCGGATTTCAATTGGATCTTGAGGATATTGATTGTATGTCGTTAGTGCCAGAATCACTGAAATCTTTGAGTAAAAATGAATTTCTTCAACAAAGTCATTTACTCGATAAGGCATTCTCAGAACAGTTGGCCGAAGCGCAAGCTAATAATGCCTGTCTGCGTTATGTTGCCAAACTGACTTATATTGATGGAAAAATCCGCGTTCGGGTTGGTATTGAGGCGCTTGATAATAATCATGCGTTTGCGAATCTTAATCCGTGCGATAATATCTTTTTATTAAAAACAAATTGGTACCAGGACAACCCTTTGATTATCCAGGGACCGGGCGCAGGACGAGAAGTTACCGCCGCCGGTTTGCATTCGGATCTCGTTCATCTGTGCAGACAACTAAATAGCAAACATCAGGACGTCGACATTAAGGGGATTAACTAA
- the metF gene encoding methylenetetrahydrofolate reductase: MNYRSARQLDSLNRTVSELSADLQVSFEFFPPNSPEMETTLWNSIERLAPLNPNFVSVTYGAGSGTRDRTHGVIKRIQQDTGLIAAPHLTCIDASREELVQIAKDYWQSGVRHIVALRGDLPDSDKKPDMYASDLVSLLKDVEDFEISVAAYPETHPEAPNAQFDLLNLKRKVEAGANRAITQFFFDIDSYLRYRDRCVSVGIDVEIVPGILPVSNFNTLKRFAGLTNVHVPNWMYNMYEGLEDDPTTRNLVGASIAMDQVKILRSEGVEHFHFYTLNRSELTYAICHTLGIRP, translated from the coding sequence ATGAATTATCGTTCCGCCAGACAGCTGGATTCTTTAAACCGGACGGTGAGTGAATTATCTGCCGATTTGCAGGTATCTTTTGAGTTTTTCCCGCCAAACTCTCCTGAGATGGAAACCACCTTGTGGAATTCTATTGAACGCCTGGCACCATTAAATCCAAACTTTGTTTCCGTGACATACGGTGCGGGAAGCGGTACTCGGGATCGGACTCATGGGGTGATCAAACGCATCCAACAAGATACCGGTTTAATAGCAGCACCGCATTTAACCTGTATCGATGCCAGCCGTGAAGAGTTAGTTCAAATTGCTAAAGATTATTGGCAGTCTGGTGTCCGTCACATTGTTGCACTGCGCGGCGACTTGCCAGATTCCGATAAAAAACCGGATATGTATGCGTCTGATTTAGTGTCGTTATTAAAAGACGTGGAAGATTTTGAAATTTCAGTTGCTGCATACCCGGAAACCCATCCCGAAGCGCCTAACGCGCAGTTTGATTTGCTCAACCTAAAGCGCAAAGTGGAAGCCGGGGCGAACCGGGCGATTACCCAGTTCTTCTTTGATATTGATTCTTATCTTCGTTATCGCGATCGTTGTGTATCCGTAGGTATTGACGTCGAAATCGTCCCGGGCATTTTACCGGTTTCAAATTTTAATACCCTGAAACGCTTCGCCGGTCTGACTAATGTTCACGTGCCAAACTGGATGTATAACATGTACGAAGGTTTAGAGGATGATCCGACAACTCGTAATCTGGTTGGTGCCAGTATTGCCATGGATCAGGTGAAAATTCTTCGCAGTGAAGGGGTAGAGCATTTCCACTTTTATACGTTAAACCGCTCGGAACTCACTTACGCCATTTGCCACACCCTAGGTATTCGCCCTTAA
- the argE gene encoding acetylornithine deacetylase, with product MNKLPEFTQALSEIIKMPSISSCDPGWDQSNQPVIDLLASWFSDLGFKISIQAVPGSPGKFNLLAQLGDGEGGLLLSGHSDTVPFDEQRWNSDPFSIVDKDDKFYGLGTCDMKGFFAFILQVCKTLSPKSLKKPLYILATADEETTMAGARFFIEQQLIRPDVAVIGEPTSLEPVIMHKGHMSHRIKVQGKSGHSSQPDKGVNAIEIIYHVIEVLMLLKQNLQQNYRNEAFSVPQPTLNFGAIRGGDNANRICGDCYLDIDIRSLPGIKDEELLNWLADALKPVANLYPGRVLLEELHPSSPAFAEDSDSSLVTKVEALTGHCCRAVNYATEAPFIQQLGCQTIVLGPGSIDQAHQPDEFLAFDQIPPTLNILTRLIKDYCM from the coding sequence ATGAATAAATTACCAGAATTTACACAGGCACTTAGTGAGATCATTAAGATGCCGTCAATCAGTTCCTGCGATCCTGGCTGGGACCAATCCAACCAACCTGTCATCGATCTTTTAGCCAGTTGGTTTAGCGATCTCGGTTTTAAAATCTCTATCCAGGCGGTGCCTGGCAGCCCAGGTAAATTTAACCTGCTCGCCCAACTTGGTGATGGCGAAGGCGGGCTTTTACTAAGTGGCCACAGTGATACCGTGCCATTTGACGAACAACGCTGGAACAGTGACCCTTTCTCAATTGTTGATAAAGACGATAAGTTTTACGGGTTAGGAACCTGTGATATGAAAGGCTTCTTCGCCTTTATTCTGCAGGTGTGTAAGACCTTAAGTCCAAAGTCGCTGAAAAAGCCTTTATACATTCTTGCCACCGCTGATGAAGAAACCACCATGGCTGGCGCTCGTTTTTTTATCGAGCAGCAGTTAATACGCCCGGATGTAGCGGTAATTGGTGAGCCTACCAGTCTTGAACCAGTAATCATGCATAAGGGGCATATGTCGCATCGCATCAAGGTTCAGGGGAAATCCGGACATTCGAGTCAGCCGGATAAAGGCGTAAACGCGATTGAAATTATCTACCACGTCATTGAAGTGTTAATGCTGTTAAAGCAAAACCTGCAACAGAACTATCGCAATGAAGCGTTCAGCGTGCCGCAACCAACCCTAAACTTCGGCGCAATTCGCGGCGGCGATAATGCCAACCGTATATGCGGCGATTGTTATCTGGATATCGATATTCGTTCTTTGCCAGGTATTAAAGATGAAGAGTTACTAAACTGGTTAGCCGATGCGTTAAAACCCGTTGCAAATCTTTACCCTGGAAGAGTGTTATTGGAAGAATTACATCCGAGTTCGCCAGCGTTTGCCGAAGATAGTGACAGTAGCCTGGTCACCAAAGTGGAAGCATTGACCGGGCATTGTTGCCGGGCGGTAAACTATGCGACGGAAGCGCCATTTATTCAGCAACTTGGCTGCCAGACCATCGTACTTGGTCCGGGCTCGATTGATCAGGCGCATCAACCGGATGAGTTTCTCGCCTTTGATCAGATCCCACCAACTTTGAATATACTTACCCGATTAATTAAAGATTATTGTATGTAA